Proteins encoded by one window of Paenibacillus sp. DCT19:
- a CDS encoding F0F1 ATP synthase subunit delta — translation MSRDTIVAKRYAKALFEVALQQQQVLEVEQELRAVVSALTGDSDIQKFIVSPNISDEAKRNVLHSSLDGKVSESVLRTVLLLIERGRVELLEDLLNDYRRIQGESLGIADARVYSTYALNDEEKEAVAREFGGRVNKKIRIENFVDPTLLGGLKVAIGDTIYDGSLAGKLERLEQSFNRRVQ, via the coding sequence ATGAGCCGCGATACGATTGTTGCCAAACGTTATGCGAAAGCATTGTTCGAAGTTGCTCTTCAGCAACAACAAGTACTTGAGGTTGAACAAGAGCTGCGCGCCGTTGTCAGTGCATTGACTGGTGATTCCGATATCCAGAAGTTTATCGTATCTCCTAATATCTCTGATGAAGCTAAACGGAACGTGCTTCACTCAAGTCTTGATGGCAAGGTATCCGAGTCTGTCCTTCGCACAGTCTTACTGTTAATTGAACGCGGACGCGTTGAATTGCTGGAAGACTTGCTGAATGATTATCGGAGGATTCAGGGCGAGTCGCTCGGGATTGCTGATGCGCGTGTATACTCAACTTATGCATTGAATGATGAGGAAAAAGAAGCGGTTGCTCGTGAATTCGGTGGCCGTGTGAATAAAAAGATTCGTATCGAGAATTTTGTTGATCCGACTCTGCTGGGCGGATTGAAAGTCGCCATTGGCGATACGATCTATGACGGCAGCTTGGCTGGCAAGCTCGAACGTCTTGAGCAGTCTTTTAACAGACGAGTACAGTAG
- the atpF gene encoding F0F1 ATP synthase subunit B: protein MSFVWENTLLAIIAFAILYWLLSRYAFGPLFSIMEKRRELVLSQMNEAAQTREQAIAYVEEQKQALEQARQDAYDIIEQSKQTGGKQAESILADAKAEANRLKDDAVREIESEKNKAVAALRSELGTASVQIASKLIKKEVENGPAQEELVNQYLNEVGGRQ from the coding sequence TTGAGTTTCGTATGGGAAAATACGCTTCTTGCGATTATTGCATTCGCAATCTTATATTGGCTGCTTAGCCGTTACGCTTTTGGTCCATTGTTCTCCATTATGGAAAAACGTCGTGAACTCGTGCTGTCGCAGATGAATGAGGCTGCTCAGACTCGGGAACAGGCGATCGCCTATGTGGAGGAGCAAAAACAAGCTCTTGAGCAAGCACGTCAAGATGCTTACGACATCATTGAACAATCGAAACAAACGGGTGGCAAACAAGCTGAATCAATTTTGGCTGATGCCAAAGCGGAAGCTAATCGTCTGAAAGACGACGCAGTACGCGAAATCGAGAGCGAGAAGAACAAAGCAGTCGCAGCGCTTCGCAGCGAACTGGGTACCGCTTCCGTTCAGATTGCATCCAAATTGATTAAAAAAGAAGTTGAGAACGGTCCTGCACAAGAAGAGCTTGTGAACCAATACCTCAATGAGGTAGGAGGCCGACAATGA
- the atpE gene encoding F0F1 ATP synthase subunit C, translated as MGAMALIAAAIVAGLGAFGAGIGNGMVISKTVEGIARQPEAKSTLQTTMFIGVGLIEVLPIIGVVLAFMFYGMA; from the coding sequence ATGGGAGCAATGGCATTAATCGCAGCAGCAATTGTTGCAGGACTGGGCGCATTTGGCGCAGGTATTGGTAACGGTATGGTAATCAGCAAAACGGTGGAAGGTATTGCCCGTCAACCGGAAGCTAAATCCACTCTTCAAACAACGATGTTTATCGGTGTAGGTTTGATCGAGGTATTGCCGATCATCGGTGTGGTACTCGCGTTCATGTTCTACGGTATGGCTTAA
- the atpB gene encoding F0F1 ATP synthase subunit A, whose translation MHEAPIIMLGGFRLDLSVVLMLVVTGALVFIFAVLATRRLSVENPGKLQNFMEWAVEFVRNLISSTMDMKKGKHFISLALSMIMFIFVGNMLGLPFQAVTAVDSAEHAQVFGKPIVTAVEAFEEAHAKDPEAHPHVELAWWKSPTADLSVTMGLALVAFLVSHGLGLFRNTRGYLKHYLQPFALFLPINLIETASKLLTHGMRLFANIFAGEVLITTILKLTTFKIFGAIAAIPLLMVWQGFSIFIGAIQAFVFVILMMVYISQSIETHEEH comes from the coding sequence ATGCATGAAGCTCCAATTATTATGCTTGGCGGATTTCGACTGGATTTATCTGTTGTGCTGATGCTGGTAGTTACAGGTGCCCTTGTTTTTATTTTCGCTGTACTAGCCACACGAAGATTATCCGTTGAAAACCCCGGCAAGCTGCAAAATTTTATGGAGTGGGCAGTAGAATTCGTCCGCAATCTGATTTCCAGTACAATGGATATGAAGAAAGGTAAACATTTTATCTCTCTCGCTCTTTCCATGATTATGTTCATTTTTGTAGGGAACATGCTCGGACTTCCGTTCCAAGCAGTAACCGCAGTGGACAGTGCAGAACACGCGCAGGTGTTTGGTAAGCCGATTGTAACCGCGGTGGAGGCGTTTGAAGAAGCGCATGCCAAGGATCCTGAGGCTCATCCACACGTCGAACTGGCTTGGTGGAAATCACCAACAGCCGACTTGTCTGTAACGATGGGACTAGCTCTTGTAGCGTTCCTCGTATCTCATGGTCTCGGATTATTCCGGAACACAAGAGGATATCTCAAGCATTACCTTCAGCCATTTGCCTTGTTCTTACCGATCAACTTGATCGAGACGGCATCGAAGCTGTTGACACACGGTATGCGTCTATTCGCGAATATCTTCGCGGGTGAGGTGCTGATCACAACGATCCTGAAGCTGACCACATTCAAGATATTTGGTGCCATTGCAGCGATTCCGCTATTAATGGTGTGGCAAGGCTTTAGTATCTTTATCGGCGCGATCCAAGCATTTGTATTTGTTATCCTGATGATGGTGTACATTTCACAAAGCATTGAGACGCACGAAGAGCATTAA
- a CDS encoding ATP synthase subunit I encodes MSELTRYRRMMTVFIMYFLMICFLAAAFMPRVETIALGLALGTVISWINAFYLGYKVRKMSDDAAEGNLKRVNLGFLTRAALAVLGIFISMRFPQYFNTYAVAGGLVIAQFSLLIIGIVYSRRAE; translated from the coding sequence ATGAGTGAACTAACCAGATACCGCAGAATGATGACTGTTTTCATCATGTACTTTCTTATGATTTGTTTTCTCGCAGCGGCCTTCATGCCACGTGTGGAGACAATTGCTTTGGGATTGGCTCTGGGGACGGTAATTAGCTGGATCAATGCATTTTACCTAGGCTACAAAGTAAGGAAAATGTCTGATGATGCGGCAGAAGGTAACTTGAAGCGTGTGAACCTAGGATTTTTGACAAGAGCGGCGCTCGCTGTGCTCGGTATATTCATATCGATGCGCTTTCCGCAATACTTCAATACATATGCGGTTGCAGGCGGTCTGGTTATTGCACAATTTTCCTTACTGATTATAGGGATTGTCTATTCCCGCAGAGCAGAATGA
- a CDS encoding AtpZ/AtpI family protein, protein MADSNKPNSSRNHDDNVWKAMGLVTAFGIEIAILAVVGYYAGSWLDKTIGGNGIWIAVSVLFFLAAGG, encoded by the coding sequence ATGGCCGATTCGAACAAACCAAATTCATCCCGTAACCATGACGATAATGTGTGGAAAGCAATGGGACTCGTGACAGCTTTTGGGATCGAGATTGCCATACTCGCTGTAGTCGGATATTACGCTGGCTCCTGGTTGGACAAGACCATTGGAGGTAACGGAATATGGATCGCCGTAAGCGTTCTCTTTTTTCTGGCAGCAGGCGGGTAA
- the wecB gene encoding non-hydrolyzing UDP-N-acetylglucosamine 2-epimerase, producing MSNKIKVMTIFGVRPEAIKMAPLILELQKHPESIESIVCVTAQHRQMLDQVLEVFDIHPDYDLDVMKDRQTLNEITIRVLGGLEPVLREAKPDIVLVHGDTLTTFVASYAAFLQQIQVGHVEAGLRTWNKLSPYPEEMNRQLTGVLADLHFAPTDRSFDNLAKENKPESSTYVTGNTVTDVFQYTVQEGYRHPVLDWAEGKRLVLLTAHRRESQGEPHRNIFQAVKRIADEFEDIAIVYPVHPSPAVKEPAHAILGNHPRIQLIDPLDVVDLHNFYPHTHLILTDSGGLQEEAPSFGVPVLVLRDTTERPEGIEAGTLELVGTDEERVYERTKALLTDEALYASMSQAANPYGDGHASERIVNAILHHFGVNSERPEPFHRKFKK from the coding sequence ATGTCTAACAAAATTAAAGTGATGACGATCTTCGGGGTACGTCCAGAAGCAATCAAGATGGCTCCGCTTATTTTGGAGTTGCAGAAACATCCCGAGTCTATCGAATCTATTGTTTGCGTAACTGCGCAACATCGTCAGATGTTGGATCAGGTACTTGAGGTATTCGACATCCATCCGGATTATGATCTGGATGTGATGAAGGATCGTCAGACACTGAATGAAATCACGATTCGTGTCCTTGGAGGGCTGGAGCCTGTACTGCGTGAAGCGAAACCAGACATTGTGCTCGTTCACGGAGATACACTGACTACATTTGTAGCCAGCTATGCAGCGTTCTTGCAGCAGATTCAGGTAGGGCATGTCGAGGCGGGACTACGGACGTGGAACAAGCTATCTCCATATCCGGAAGAGATGAACCGTCAATTGACGGGCGTACTGGCTGATTTACACTTTGCGCCAACAGATAGGTCCTTTGATAATCTTGCCAAAGAAAATAAACCAGAGTCTAGTACGTACGTCACAGGCAACACGGTTACAGATGTGTTTCAATATACAGTACAGGAGGGCTATAGACATCCGGTACTTGATTGGGCAGAAGGCAAACGCCTTGTGCTGTTGACAGCTCATCGCCGTGAATCTCAAGGCGAGCCTCACCGCAACATTTTCCAGGCCGTCAAACGAATTGCTGATGAGTTTGAAGATATCGCCATCGTGTACCCGGTACATCCAAGTCCTGCTGTGAAGGAGCCGGCTCACGCGATTTTGGGGAATCACCCACGGATTCAACTAATTGATCCACTAGACGTAGTGGATTTGCATAATTTTTACCCGCATACACACTTGATTTTGACTGATTCAGGCGGTTTGCAGGAAGAAGCACCTTCGTTCGGTGTGCCTGTTCTTGTCCTGCGTGATACGACAGAGCGCCCAGAAGGAATCGAGGCTGGAACGCTTGAGCTTGTAGGTACAGATGAAGAACGTGTATATGAACGGACAAAAGCGCTGCTTACAGACGAAGCGTTGTATGCAAGCATGAGTCAAGCTGCGAATCCATACGGCGATGGACATGCTTCGGAAAGAATTGTCAATGCGATTTTGCACCATTTTGGAGTAAATAGCGAACGTCCGGAACCATTTCACAGAAAGTTCAAAAAATAA